The window TGTTCAACGATTATAATTTTTTAGTGTATTTATTTTAGCAAAAGTTATGCTCGGAGGTAAAAGTGATGGTGCTTAAAAAGGATATTTGTTGCAATTCCCGATAAAACGTTACAATATCTTAAAACTCGTTTAGCTAATTTACAGTTAGGTACGTTATATATGGCTCTTTTTTTATATCACGTTGTTTTTTATAAAATTAATACATCAAAACGAAGTCTTTTGTGATTAGCATCATTTTCTAGAAAAAATGTCATAAAACTATAGACATCTGTGTGCATTAATACGAATAAGAACAATGGGACTATAGCCTGCTATAGTCTCTAGAGAAGAGCAGATGCAAAAGATGATCTTGTTATTCGTTTTATGTTTATCTCTTTGTAACGATAAAGGTGGAAAAACGCATAATAAAAAGAGAGGAGTTTGCCCCCCTCTCTTAAGCAACTAAAAAGAATGGTAGTTTTGTTCATGCCGCAAAGAAGGTGGTAAATTGCCTAATTGCAGATTAATGCTTGTCGTTCTAGCATAATGGACATCTTCGTGCAGGAAGCACAGGAGCTGGTGGTCTTACACAAGCACAACCGATAATGATTAACAGCACGAATAAAACGATAACCAAAGCAAAGATAGATCCAAACCCATCACTCATAAATACCATTCCTCCTTTCATTGTATATTAATACTTTATTAAAAATGTGGTAAATTGATTGTACGTTTATACTTAATGAATACATCCATTTTTCATGTAACAACGATATTTTTTTATGATATGATTATGTGTATATGTAATGAATGAGGGAATGAAGAATTAATGTTGAAAAAATTTCGTGAACGCATAAGTGGCTTAACACCTTTTCAAATTATTGTCAGTTATTATTTTTTAGCAGTTTCAATATCAACATTTTTAATCAGTTTACCTGTTGCGCATAAACCAGGTATTGAACTATCTTTTTTGGATGCATTATTTACAGCAGTTAGTGCAGTAAGTGTTACAGGATTAACTGTTGTGTCAACCGCAGATACATTCAGCACTACAGGTGTGTTTATCCTTTTGTTAATGCTACAAGTTGGTGGTATTGGCATTATGACCTTAGGGACATTCATTTATGTTTTAATCGGTAAAAAGATTGGTTTGAGGCAACGTCGATTAATTATGACCGATCATAATCAGTCAAATTTATCTGGATTAGTCATGTTAATGAAGCAAATCCTTTGGCTCATTATTATTATTGAACTCATCGGTGCTGTTATTTTAGGAACATACTTTTTGAAGTATTATCCAACTTGGCAGGAGGCATA of the Bacillus sp. SM2101 genome contains:
- a CDS encoding YjcZ family sporulation protein — encoded protein: MSDGFGSIFALVIVLFVLLIIIGCACVRPPAPVLPARRCPLC